Proteins encoded in a region of the Fusarium keratoplasticum isolate Fu6.1 chromosome 13, whole genome shotgun sequence genome:
- a CDS encoding Haloacid dehalogenase, type II yields the protein MSYPDLTQFKALSFDCFGTLIDQESGFIAGLESILSRLPSSSNYKNNPIELVRRLNALAWDLEVSEPELRYDLILSQSFERLAGELDVSVSEDELDDVRSWVGRWVPFPDSVPGLEILKKHFKLIILSNVDNANISRTLDHFRPSVEFDKVYTAQDIGSYKPSHRNFNYLFTHVKDELNVDREKGELLHVARSLTADHVPAKQIGQRSVWISRGGETRQGQGVGGDYEKLKGDVAFEWRFDSIGKFAEEVERQFREKGV from the coding sequence ATGTCCTACCCAGACCTCACACAATTCAAGGCTCTTTCCTTCGATTGCTTTGGAACATTGATAGACCAGGAATCTGGTTTTATTGCCGGCTTGGAGTCCATCCTTTCTCGCCTCCCTTCGTCAAGCAACTACAAGAACAACCCCATAGAACTGGTCCGACGCCTCAATGCCCTTGCCTGGGATCTGGAAGTTTCGGAACCAGAATTGCGCTACGACTTAATCTTGTCGCAGTCGTTTGAGAGACTTGCAGGTGAACTGGATGTTTCCGTATCTGAGGATGAGCTAGATGATGTTCGATCATGGGTCGGCAGATGGGTGCCTTTCCCCGATTCGGTTCCAGGGTTGGAGATCCTCAAAAAGCATTTCAAGTTAATCATCCTGTCAAATGTCGATAACGCGAACATCTCCAGGACACTGGATCATTTCCGGCCCTCCGTCGAGTTTGACAAGGTCTACACTGCGCAAGACATTGGTAGCTACAAGCCCTCGCATCGGAACTTCAACTACCTGTTCACCCATGTCAAGGATGAGTTGAACGTGGAcagagagaagggagagttACTACATGTTGCGAGAAGCCTGACTGCGGATCACGTTCCTGCAAAACAAATTGGGCAGAGGAGCGTCTGGATCTCACGTGGTGGGGAGACgaggcaaggacaaggggTGGGTGGAGATTACGAGAAGTTGAAAGGAGACGTTGCTTTTGAGTGGCGATTTGATAGTATTGGAAAGTTCGCCGAAGAAGTAGAGAGGCAATTCCGCGAGAAGGGAGTCTAG
- a CDS encoding Invertase: MGLASVLLATVVGLAQLNDMTFAQSPTSSKPIEVPTGTPVIGDYNGPYRPQVHFSPPEHFMNDPNGMFRDANGLWHLYYQYNPTGVVAGNQHWGHATSKDLYHWTNQPIALFPPEDDIFIFSGSAVVDVNNTSGFFPDQDNGVVAIYTLASPTLQTQAIAYSRDGGYTFTPYANNPVINSSTPQFRDPKVIRYDNLWVMVVAYPQDFAIGIFTSPNLKEWTATSNFSYHGLLGLQYECPNMIPIPYLDEEGERQDGMWLMAISINPGAPLGGSITEYHPGTFNGTHFEAVDAAARIADFGKDNYAGQWFYGLSDDELPVSMAWASNWQYTGVVPTGNEGWRSAMSLPRKNYLTKAKRVGWKLVSQPYDLSPVLGRQLATKDSFGNGTLTVDYSDVESNALYWEVNVTGIPDTGISATASMNFTVLSSVTGEYINGGYFFGGDPVFFVNRNGARGFDNIFFTERTSISSLPTKQGTWSLAGVIDRSILEVFLNDGVDSATNTFFTTQPLSLFVFKTVDLPESVQISIKVHGLESAWKDMEDEGDGLVHGNETSSKSSV, encoded by the exons ATGGGCCTCGCAAGTGTTCTTCTCGCGACCGTTGTTGGCCTCGCCCAACTCAATGATATGACATTTGCCCAATCTCCGACTTCCTCCAAGCCCATCGAGGTTCCGACTGGAACACCCGTAATTGGGGATTACAATGGACCCTACCGCCCCCAAGTTCACTTTTCTCCACCCGAACATTTCATGAACGATCCAAATGGCATGTTTCGTGACGCCAATGGCCTATGGCATTTATACTACCAGTACAATCCGACAGGCGTTGTCGCAGGCAATCAACATTGGGGACATGCAACATCCAAGGATCTGTACCACTGGACAAATCAGCCCATAGCACTATTTCCGCCCGAAGAtgacatcttcatcttttctGGAAGTGCGGTTGTTGACGTGAATAACACCTCTGGGTTCTTCCCGGACCAAGACAACGGTGTTGTCGCAATCTAT ACTTTGGCATCGCCCACGCTGCAGACTCAGGCCATTGCCTATTCTCGGGATGGAGGTTACACTTTCACGCCGTACGCAAACAACCCCGTCATCAATAGCTCCACGCCGCAATTCCGCGATCCAAAGGTGATTCGTTACGACAACTTATGGGTCATGGTGGTGGCTTATCCTCAAGACTTCGCCATCGGCATCTTCACCTCGCCCAATTTGAAGGAATGGACGGCCACAAGTAACTTTTCCTATCATGGTCTTCTCGGTTTGCAGTACGAGTGTCCGAACATGATCCCTATCCCGTATCTGGACGAGGAAGGCGAAAGGCAGGATGGCATGtggctcatggccatcagTATCAACCCGGGCGCGCCCCTTGGAGGCTCTATCACCGAGTATCACCCCGGCACTTTTAACGGCACCCACTTCGAGGCCGTCGATGCGGCCGCACGAATTGCGGATTTTGGCAAAGACAACTACGCTGGACAGTGGTTCTACGGTCTTTCAGATGATGAACTTCCTGTATCCATGGCTTGGGCGTCCAACTGGCAATACACTGGGGTAGTTCCCACTGGTAATGAAGGATGGCGAAGTGCGATGAGCCTTCCGCGGAAGAACTACCTGACCAAAGCGAAGCGCGTTGGTTGGAAACTGGTCTCACAACCCTATGACTTGAGTCCAGTTCTGGGCCGCCAACTCGCCACCAAAGACAGCTTTGGCAACGGAACTCTGACCGTAGACTATTCCGACGTCGAGTCGAACGCGCTGTATTGGGAGGTGAACGTCACGGGTATCCCAGATACTGGCATTTCGGCAACGGCGTCAATGAATTTTACGGTCCTAAGTTCGGTCACAGGTGAATATATCAACGGCGGTTACTTCTTCGGTGGTGACCCTGTGTTTTTCGTTAACCGTAATGGCGCACGGGGTTTTGACAACATCTTTTTCACCGAGAGGACCTCTATAAGTAGCCTACCGACAAAGCAAGGCACGTGGAGTCTCGCTGGCGTCATTGATCGGTCCATCTTGGAGGTCTTTCTCAacgatggtgttgacagTGCAACAAACACGTTCTTTACTACGCAGCCATTATCACTTTTTGTGTTTAAAACGGTTGATCTTCCAGAGAGCGTTCAGATTAGTATCAAGGTTCATGGGTTGGAAAGTGCGTGGAAGGATATGGAAGACGAGGGTGACGGTCTAGTGCATGGCAATGAAACCTCAAGCAAGAGCAGTGTATAG